A region of Dehalococcoidia bacterium DNA encodes the following proteins:
- a CDS encoding glycosyltransferase family 2 protein, with translation MTEKQRTLSIVIPALNESKAIRLVVASVPVRELAGIGFATQIVVVDNGSTDGTGDLARQAGAEVVLEPNRGYGRAYKAGYRHATGDIIVSADADMTYPLETLPQLVQMLDRDGLDLLTTNRFAMMAKGAMPLRNKMGNALLTFLTTLLTGLRLKDSQSGMWIIRKSLLDKLDLKSDGMPLSQELKIKACKRTRAWREVPIVYRQRVGEPKLRPWRDGLSNLWHLFRSGWQG, from the coding sequence ATGACTGAGAAACAGCGAACGCTGTCGATCGTCATACCCGCCCTCAATGAGTCGAAGGCTATTCGTCTGGTCGTAGCCAGCGTGCCCGTGCGGGAGCTGGCCGGAATCGGGTTTGCGACGCAGATCGTCGTCGTGGACAACGGCTCGACGGACGGGACGGGCGACTTGGCGCGTCAGGCGGGCGCGGAAGTAGTGCTGGAACCGAACCGCGGGTATGGCCGCGCGTACAAGGCCGGCTATCGGCACGCGACGGGCGACATCATCGTCTCCGCCGACGCGGACATGACCTACCCCCTGGAGACGCTGCCGCAGCTTGTCCAGATGCTGGACAGGGACGGGCTGGACCTCCTGACTACCAACCGCTTCGCCATGATGGCCAAGGGGGCGATGCCCCTGCGGAACAAGATGGGCAACGCCCTGCTCACCTTCCTGACCACACTCCTGACGGGGCTGCGCCTCAAGGACTCTCAGTCCGGCATGTGGATTATCCGGAAGTCCCTGCTGGACAAGCTCGACTTGAAGTCGGACGGGATGCCCCTGTCGCAGGAGCTCAAAATCAAGGCGTGCAAGCGGACGCGGGCCTGGCGCGAGGTGCCCATCGTGTACCGGCAGCGCGTCGGCGAGCCCAAGCTGCGCCCCTGGCGCGACGGCCTGTCCAACCTGTGGCACCTAT